In Chloroflexota bacterium, the genomic window CCTCGGCAACCTCGCCCGCAGCATGGTCATGCAGGCCCTGTTCTGGATTGCCGTCAACCTGGTCTGGAGCCTGCAAAGCGGCATCGATATGTGGGGGCATGTCGGCGGGTTGCTCGGCGGAATGTTGTTCTCTGCCTTCGCGGGGCCGCAATGGAGCGACCTCGGGGGCAAGATTTACGACTACGGCGCAGCCTACCTCAGCCGTCGTGACCACCGCCCTTATCGTGACGTTGCCATCGGCACGGTCGTCACGCTGGCCGTCTTCACAGCAGCCATTGCCGTGCGCTACCCTCAATTTCTACCCTGAGGAACCTCATGAGCCATTTCGATCAAGTAGACGACGTTTTAGCCGCGGTGCAACGGCATTTCCGCCCTGAGCAGGCTGCCGGGGTCAGCGTGGTGGGGCAGTTGAACCTCACAGGCGAAGGCGGGGGCACGTGGGTGCTGCGCATCCACGACGGCCGTTTGACCATCACCCCAGGCACCACCGACGACCCCCAGGCCATGCAGCTCACCGCCTCAGTCGAAGACTTCCTGGCCCTGGCCAACGGCGAACTGGACGCCATGAAAGCCTATTTCACCGGCAAAGTGCGCTTCAAAGGCAGCCTGCGAGATGCCTACCGCCTGATGGATTTATTCCGCCTTTAGGGAGAGCGCATGGACAAGGTCATCATTCGCAACCTGCGGGCGCGTGGCATCATCGGCATCAACCCGTGGGAACGCGACAAGCCGCAGGAAATTCTCATCAACCTGGTGCTGTTCACCGACAATCGCGCCGCCGAAGCCAGCGACGACATCGCCGACTGCGTCAACTACCGCACGGTGGCGAAGAAAGTGCTCGCGCACGCCGAAACCGCGGCCCGCTACACCGTGGAAGCCCTGGCAGGCGACCTGGCGCGCCTGTGCCTGGAAGAACCCGGCGTCGCGCGCGTGCAGGTGCGGGTCGAAAAACCAGGGGCGGTGCGCTTCGCCGACTCGGTGGGGGTCGAAATTGAGCGCTCGCGAACCTAAAACCCAGCGCATTGTCATCGGCTTCGGCAGCAACATTCGCCCGGCCGAGAACCTCCCGCGCGCCCTGCGCCTGCTGGAAGTGCGCGTGCCGGTGGTGGCGCTTTCCCGCGTGTGGGAAGGCCCAGCCGTGGGGACGAGCGGCCCGCCTTTTTACAACGCCGCGGTCGTGGTGCGCGCCCCTTTTAGCGCAGCCCACCTCAAAGAAACCATCTTGCGCCCTATCGAAGCCGCCTTAGGGCGGATGCGCACTGCCGACCCCAACGCTCCCCGCCCCATCGACCTGGACGTGCTGGTGGAAGGCAACCGGGTGATTGATGCCGACGTCTGGCGCTACGCCTATTGGGCTGTGCCGCTGGCTGAACTGGCCCCTGGCCTGCGCCACCCAGAAAACGGCCAGCCCTTGAGAGCCCTTGCGAAACAACTGGCTCACACCACCCCGCTGCGCAGCGTGGAAGTACCCGGCTGGACGCTCGAAACTGCCTGAGCCCTCGGGGGACGCCGCCAAACTCACCTTCCACTTCATGCTATAATCAACGCAATGGAAACGCAGAAAACCCCGCGGCCCAAAGTTGCCATCAAGGGCATTCGTGATGGCCTGCTCGTCACCGTTGGCGACGCCGGGGCATGGGAAGACGCCCAGCAAGCCCTCCTGGAAGCCATTGGCCGCCAGGCCGACTTCTTCCAGGGCGCGCGCGTGGCGCTGGATGTAGGCGCACGCCCCATCAAAGCCGCCCAGTTGGGCAAATTGCGCGACCTGCTGGGCGATTTTGAAATCACCCTCTGGGCCGTGGTAAGCGAATCCCCCAAAACGCAGGAAACCGCCCGCAGCCTGGGGCTTGCCACCCGCCTCTCTAAACCGGCGCCCGCCCCGCGGGCCCCGGCGGCTTCCCCTACGGGCGAAGAAGCCGTGCTGGTGCGCCGCACCCTCCGCTCGGGCATGCGCATTGCCTTCCCCGGGCATGTGGTGGTCATCGGCAACGTGCACCCCGGGGCTGAAATTGTCGCCGGCGGCGACATTGTGGTGTGGGGACGCCTCCACGGCGTGGCCCACGCCGGCGCCGACGGCAACGAAGAGGCCGTGGTGTGCGCATTAGACCTTTCGCCCACGCAACTGCGCATCGCCGGGCTGGTCGCCACCGCACCGCCCCGGCGGGGCAAACCCACCCCTGAAATCGCCTCGGTGAAAGACGGCCAAGTCATCGCCGAGCCGTGGCAAGGCAAATAACGACTCAACGAGCGAGGATTTATGCCTGGAACCGTACTGACCATCACCTCCGGCAAAGGCGGCGTCGGGAAAACCACAGCCACCGCCAACATCGCCGCCGCCCTGGCCCAGATGGGCAAAAAGGTCGTCTGCGTGGATGCCGACATCGGCCTGCGCAACCTCGACCTGGTGCTGGGGCTGGAAAACCGCATCGTTTACGATTTGGTCGACGTGGTGGAAGGCCGCTGTCGCCTGCGGCAGGCCATGATTCGCGACAAACGCTTGCCCAACCTCTTCCTCATCCCCGCCGCGCAAACGCGCGACAAAACCGCGGTTTCCCCCACCGACATGGTGCAGTTGTGCAACGAACTGCGGCAGGAATTCGACTGGATTCTCATCGATTCCCCCGCGGGCATCGAGCGCGGCTTCCGCAACGCCATCGCCCCTGCCGACCAGGTGGTGGTGGTCACCAACCCCGAA contains:
- the minC gene encoding septum site-determining protein MinC gives rise to the protein METQKTPRPKVAIKGIRDGLLVTVGDAGAWEDAQQALLEAIGRQADFFQGARVALDVGARPIKAAQLGKLRDLLGDFEITLWAVVSESPKTQETARSLGLATRLSKPAPAPRAPAASPTGEEAVLVRRTLRSGMRIAFPGHVVVIGNVHPGAEIVAGGDIVVWGRLHGVAHAGADGNEEAVVCALDLSPTQLRIAGLVATAPPRRGKPTPEIASVKDGQVIAEPWQGK
- a CDS encoding SCP2 sterol-binding domain-containing protein yields the protein MSHFDQVDDVLAAVQRHFRPEQAAGVSVVGQLNLTGEGGGTWVLRIHDGRLTITPGTTDDPQAMQLTASVEDFLALANGELDAMKAYFTGKVRFKGSLRDAYRLMDLFRL
- the folK gene encoding 2-amino-4-hydroxy-6-hydroxymethyldihydropteridine diphosphokinase, which gives rise to MSAREPKTQRIVIGFGSNIRPAENLPRALRLLEVRVPVVALSRVWEGPAVGTSGPPFYNAAVVVRAPFSAAHLKETILRPIEAALGRMRTADPNAPRPIDLDVLVEGNRVIDADVWRYAYWAVPLAELAPGLRHPENGQPLRALAKQLAHTTPLRSVEVPGWTLETA
- the minD gene encoding septum site-determining protein MinD codes for the protein MPGTVLTITSGKGGVGKTTATANIAAALAQMGKKVVCVDADIGLRNLDLVLGLENRIVYDLVDVVEGRCRLRQAMIRDKRLPNLFLIPAAQTRDKTAVSPTDMVQLCNELRQEFDWILIDSPAGIERGFRNAIAPADQVVVVTNPEVSAVRDADRIIGLIEAEEKGPARLLLNRLNPQMVREGNMLNADDVLELLAIDLLGVVPEDESVVVSANRGTPVALDEKSRAGMAFRNVARRLLGEEVPLMPMEDEGGLLQRLGRLFGKGD
- a CDS encoding dihydroneopterin aldolase, with product MDKVIIRNLRARGIIGINPWERDKPQEILINLVLFTDNRAAEASDDIADCVNYRTVAKKVLAHAETAARYTVEALAGDLARLCLEEPGVARVQVRVEKPGAVRFADSVGVEIERSRT